The DNA window AAGCGTTCGAAGATCCTCTCCCGGTCCTCTTCCCGGATGCCGGGTCCCTCGTCTCGGACCCAGAGATCGATCCCGTCTCCGACCGCCCTGGAGCCCATCACGATCGTTGAGCCGGGCCCTGAGAACTTCACAGCGTTGGCCGCCAGCTGCAGCACCGCCTGGGTGACGCGCTGACGATCCACCACGACCGGCCCCCGCGCGTGGGACTCAAAGGAGAAGGAACGTCCACCCAGCCCCGTGACCTTCTCGAAGATCTCTTCGGTCAGGGCCTCCGCGTCAGTGGGCCCTGGTCGCAGGAACTGCGGATGCTCGGCTGTGGCCAACGTGAGGAGATCATCGATCACGCGATTCATCCTGTGGACCTCGTCCAGGGTCAGATCACGAGCCTCCCGGACGTCGGCCTCGTCGGCGGTGTCCATCACCTGCAGGTGGCCGCTGATCACGGTCAGCGGCGTGCGCAGTTCGTGGCTGACGTCGTTGACCAGCTGCCGCTGCGCGGCGAAGGCACCGTCGAGGCGCTCGAGCATCTCGTTGACGGATCGGGTCATCTCAGCAAGGTCGTCCTCGCCGGTGACAGGGATCCGTTCGGAGAGGTCCTCACGCCCGATCCTCCGCGCCGAATCGGCCAGAACCCGGACTGGTCGCAGCAGGCGGCCGGCCACGGCCCACCCGACGAGGGCCACCACGCCCAGGGAGCCGGCGGAGACGGCCGCGTAGACCCAGAAGATCTCGGAGAAGGCACGCTTCTCGGCGTCGAGGTCATAGGCCAACGCCAGAGCCGCCTGCTCTCCCCCGTCCTGACCGTCATGGGCCGGGATCACTGCCACCCGATAGGTGGTCTGCGCCGTCTGAAGGGTCTCCAACACGGGCTCGTCCTGGTCCGTCAACGGGCGCAGATGGTTCTCGAACTCCGGATCGGCCCGGAGGTCCAGCGGCGCCACCGACGAGGTGTAGACGATCCGTCCGTCCACGATTCCGAGCACTCCGCCGTTGCTTCCGGGGACCTGACGCCCGGTGGCCACGCGCACCAGGTCAGTGGGCGAGCCCAAGGGCTCGCCGGTGGCGGGGTCGACGCCGGATTCGGCCAGCAGGCGGAACTCTTCGGCTGAAGCACGCAACTCGTCATCCACCCGGGCCTCCACGCGCAGGTCCTGAATGAGATAGGCGGTATATCCGGCGGTGAACATCGCCAGCGCCGCCAGGCCGATGACAGCGGTCAGGATCCATCCTCGAACGGTGAAGAGCCGCCACCCGCGGCGA is part of the Nesterenkonia lacusekhoensis genome and encodes:
- a CDS encoding sensor histidine kinase, whose amino-acid sequence is MTRTKFRRGWRLFTVRGWILTAVIGLAALAMFTAGYTAYLIQDLRVEARVDDELRASAEEFRLLAESGVDPATGEPLGSPTDLVRVATGRQVPGSNGGVLGIVDGRIVYTSSVAPLDLRADPEFENHLRPLTDQDEPVLETLQTAQTTYRVAVIPAHDGQDGGEQAALALAYDLDAEKRAFSEIFWVYAAVSAGSLGVVALVGWAVAGRLLRPVRVLADSARRIGREDLSERIPVTGEDDLAEMTRSVNEMLERLDGAFAAQRQLVNDVSHELRTPLTVISGHLQVMDTADEADVREARDLTLDEVHRMNRVIDDLLTLATAEHPQFLRPGPTDAEALTEEIFEKVTGLGGRSFSFESHARGPVVVDRQRVTQAVLQLAANAVKFSGPGSTIVMGSRAVGDGIDLWVRDEGPGIREEDRERIFERFGRAEPSKPGAGLGLPIVAAIAQAHGGEVRCTSEVGKGSTFALWLPRSGPGVVAAD